In Enoplosus armatus isolate fEnoArm2 chromosome 12, fEnoArm2.hap1, whole genome shotgun sequence, the DNA window TGTTCTCGCGTTTGTTCAGTCTCAACAACCAGTAACCCCGTCCGTACGGTACACTCCGCGTTGAAAAGGAGCGCTTCAATTACGTTCGTGACGTTGCAGACCAGACTAGctgcttttactttgatttgGGATGTTGTAGCTAGCTACCAATTTGTCAACTGAGGAGTCAGCAGAATAAGCAGTAGGTAACGTGATATTCAGCTTAATTCATCCATTGATTTCAACCATATCTGATTATTTCATTCCAAGTCCACTTTTAGCGTGTTTACCGTGTTAGTGAAGTGGGGTAAAGCCGTTGCAACTGCAAACGTCACGCCCCAAAAgagagctaacgttagcttacccAGAGCCCGGCTGTTTGGGACTGTCCTGGATTGCCGTCATAGTGAAGCACTCATTTCAAGATTTCGCTGCTAATAAAGGTGCTGAACAGACGATGGTTGATAACACAAATCCATCAGAAGGCAGATTAACTTCTCAGCGACAGATTAGCATGATTCACGTCTATGTCAAGTGCGTGTAAACTTGTAGAAATACAATTTATATCGATGGACAGCTATATGCGTTGAACTTCTTCTTCGCTTGGCGGTTGGACTGCTATTCAGCAGCTTGGCGCTCAGTGCTGCTCGTGGTGGCCGAGAGCTATATTGCAACAACACTGTTTTGAAAGCATGTAGACAGTTGCAATTTAGCTTCCACCCATCGGCGGCAGCACAAAAGAGAAGCACTCAGGTGGTAGCGAGGAGGAAATTATGCCCCATGTTGGATTTTACATGGGTTGTATTGAGTTTAATGGAACTGACCTGCTTTACACTGGACTAAGTCGTGTTTTTGTCACTTTACTCAAGCCTGACTTCGACGCGAAGTCTCCTGAACGGTTGCTGAGTATAATAACTGCCCTCCGATggagtttaaaacatttttacattcatccTTTGAGCAACCTTACCTTACGAATATTAGCAACATACGCCTGATATGAGAACTATACTAGGGTAGCCAGCTCACCCAATGATACTGTTTTCTCAAACTGTGGCCAAATCTCGTGCAACTATTAACTTACTGTAacttaactaaactaaaatgtagCTAACGGTAACGTCATTTTCGTTCTGTTGTTCATGGTTAGCTAATATCTATATCGAAAACGGTTACGATTTATGTCCTAATTTTGGCGCTAAAATCACAGTTGGCGGTGTCAGTTACAGTTACGTTACTGACACTTGTCTGGCTGGCTTATGTTAACTAGTACACATCCCCTCCCCTTGCATGCATGTTTAAAGTTAGGGCTGCAGCTTCAAAAAGTtacattagtttgtttttcctcagataAATGTCTTCCCCAATTCAAGCAGACGAGGATGAGGTGGAAGAAGAAGTGGAGTTTGTATCAGTAAGTCATGTGCAGGCTTTATGTATTAAAAAGAATCAATAGGTTCAAAGGATAAGATAACTGATTGCAGCTTACTTTCTGTCTGTTGACATTGACTGGATTAATTGTGCAATAACATCTTCATCTAGCCTTCATCAGACTGAAttgctgttttatgtcattcataaatatgatatataatatatgattcaCAGAACAATATATGCTGCTGCTCCATATATCAGTCATAGATCCCCTCTGTTTTCGTGGGCATGTTAAAATCAATAATCCATTCTTTATACATTGTACAGGGTTTGCAGATTTCTTTGAGTCTTataaatgttgctgtgttttattaacattaaatgaCATGGTGTCTTGTACTTGCTTCAGGAGAGCTCTCTCAGACCAGTATTGGATTGTATTGATCTGCTGAGTGACAGTGAAGATGAGGGATGCTCATCATTGGTAGGAACGGCGAGTGGCTGAATAAGAACCATTTTTTTATAAGATAGTATGAATACCTGTCCACAGTTTTCTGATATTGTTGTGCCTTTCTATTCCCCTGTAGCTTGAAGATAAAATCACCTGCCATAAAGCGCGTGTTACATCTACGCTGGACAGACTAGCACACCAGGTGGCTctggagaaaaaggagagagcagATAAATGTAGAGCATTCAAGGTAAGGTTGCTTCAAAATACAGTGAGCTGCTatcatttgttgctttttagACTGTAATTAAGCTATTACATTTTTTGAGGTATCAAAATCATGTATCACTTCAGTTAGTTTCTTCATCTTCCATTTAAAAGTCCAGTCTGTTGCTTCAGTGCTGGCAAAACCTCATTAACAACTCTGTAACCAGCCCTTGTGCTCTGTTGGTGTTTGGGGTCATGTAAGGCCAGTTGTAGCAGCAACAGTGCCACCCTGTGGGCAGAATGGatagaaaacaaataactgaGGTCAACCTACAATACTAGAATGAATAACAGCAGTGTATTCGCTCCATGCAACATTATACTGTTTGTCACTTAGAGGACTAACATTTAACACTGTCTGTTGGTTTCCATTGACCTTCTGTCTATCTGTCATGTAGGCaagtgtaaaatatatatgCTCTGTTATTGTtcatctctttttgtctctttctcaggAGAAGCAGATTTTACAAAAAGCTCATGGACAGCAGGAGCTGGCTTTTAGTTCTTCAAATGGAATAAATCAGGAAGCAAAGCGCTGTGTAGACATGTGGTTGAAGATGCCAGGTACTTTTTCAATCTGGATCAGAAATCTGTCACTGACATTGTCACAGTGACATTGAGTTGATTCAAGCAAATAGAACAGtttcaaaagcatttttctgtcatgtgcttttttatgtttttttgtttaccaGTATActtctttgtgctgctgtaatgatCCACTTTCTTCACAAGgatgatttaaaatgtcattttgttttaagagATGTAGGCATGCAAATGAGACTGCATCCTTTTACAGTGCTGCTCCCTGTTGGAAAAGTTGTGTCAGTTACAGTTGTGTTCATTTAGGTCCTCAACCTGGAGTGATCAATGCTGGTTTTGGAAGAAGACACCGACCTGTTTCTTTCCCTAGAAATAGTTCAACGAGCCACACTTGTCCAGTGATTAACTGTGGCCGAGTTTATGACAACGTGTCCCTCCTCGATGGGCACTTAAAAAGGTAACCCCTTTCTGTTCCTTTCAGTGTAGGTGGAATACCTTTTAACCATTTTCCCGAGTACTAATATGGCATATTTTGCAATAAAATATCTTGTATGTAGGTTTGATCACTCGCCTTGTGACCCAACCATCAATCTTAAAGGAAGTCCATCTGAGCTCTTTGCCTGTGCTGCCTGTGGTCAACATTTTCAGACTAAAGAAGCATGGAGGAAACATCTTGAGTCAAAGGTTTTTGACTTCATCAATTAGTTATTGAAAGTAGTGGTTAATAACTATTGATCTACAACAGCATAATAGTTGTTTTGAgaagaaacattttgtgaattatgttgttttgatcACCAGGTGTCCTCATCTACTGCTGATGGTCACAGCATCACTCAGACCTCTCAGCGGATTGTGTGTTTTGCCTGTCCTGCCTGCTACATCCTCTTCAACCTCCGCGATGAGTGTCTTCAGCACATGTCAGCCAAAAACCACTTCACAGAGTCACTCGCCATGAATGGTAAgttatattaaacatttttattatctgtACATCTTCATTAACATCTCACATATCCAAATCTCTTAAATTCATGGGCACGAGGAAGTGAAAATATAGTTATTAAACAGTAACATTTAACAATGTTCCCTAATTGATAATGTATTACTATAGAATACagtttttatatacatttgatTGTATCCCCCATTGTGTATGTGAGTTTCCTGTGCACACCAGATAGGAAACTATTCTGAATTACTTGGTTGTCATTGTAGGCTTATTTTATTTAAGACTGTCTTAAATAAAGTGCTCAGGAGGTATTATGAGGAAGATCACGTGTaccttttatttacttttctctTCTTGTTAAAGAAACCAGAGGAAGAGCGCTGCCAGTTCCCATCCCACAATACGTGAAAAATCGTCTCATCACTTTGTGCAAGGATGCAACGTTCAATGTCCGATGCTCTTTATGTCACAAAGTACTGATCTCACATCAGGCAGCGCAAGCTCACTTCAagtatgttttttattgtgatttattcagtacatgtgcatgtattaatatattttatttgtataggaGACACTGATTTTGTTTAGATGTTTTGTGGAACTgatttctcctttcctttttccttccgTTTTTTTAGTGTGTACTGCAGACAGGGTTGTGCGGTGGCCAAGGCTGATAAAACAGTAGTGCAGGTAATGAAACAGCTGCAGGTGCGAGGGCAGTGTTCCCTCTGCTGCAAAATCTTCCTCAGCCAAGCTGAAATCGAGAGACACCGAGAATCGACCCAGCATGATGTGGAGGTCAACCAAACAATGGAGAAAGCTGTCCTTCAGCACTGCAGGTTTAGtgaaattcaacacacacaggagagaagacaGTCCACTGGCCTTGAAACGtcttttcaaaaaagaaacaagaagagGAGGGATTGTGAAGAGTTTCCAGCCAAACGGCAGAGACTAAGTCAGAGTGTGAATGGTAGCGCTAGCGGAAACTCAGTAACAGCATGGTTCTGCGAGTGTGGTCTGCAGTTCTCAGAGGAGGCTGCAGCCAGTAATCATCTCTTGGCTGTGAACCAGATTTTCCATCAGTGTGGCGTGTGTGGCAAACTCATGGGAGAGTCCTCCATTACCCGACTGCATATGAGTCGCTTTCATGGGGGAGCTCATCTCTCCAACTTCCTCTTCTACTGCCGTAAGTGTAATGTGGAAATGCCTCGGCATGAAGATATCCTGTCTCATGTGTCAGAAGCTCACATCGGACACACTTACTTCACTGAGCAAGAAGTGCCCGAGGAGCTCCCCACGGTCATCGATGACAAGCCGTCCACCAGCAAGGAAGTCACCCTAAATTCATCCTACACAAAGTCTGCAGTCCAGCAGAACACAGTGGGGACATCTTCTTTAAAAGCGGAGCAGACTTGGATGTGCAGGATGTGCGAGGACACCTTTGACTCCGAAGCGGAAGTCCACAAACACTGCGATGACGTGAGCAGCCACAGCTATCAGAGATTCATCTGTGGACACTGCCCTCAGAAGTTCTTTAAAGAGTCCACTGTACGCAGACATTGTATCAATGAGCACGACGGGCAGATAAAAAGTTCCCACTTCTGCGGCCTCTGCGACAGCATGCAGTTTGAATCTGAGGGCGAGTTCCTGGAGCACTACAAGAGTCTTCACAGTAAGGACTACTACTGTATGGATGATGTTGAAGTTGTTCAGCCTGCTGTCGC includes these proteins:
- the znf451 gene encoding E3 SUMO-protein ligase ZNF451; translation: MSSPIQADEDEVEEEVEFVSESSLRPVLDCIDLLSDSEDEGCSSLVGTLEDKITCHKARVTSTLDRLAHQVALEKKERADKCRAFKEKQILQKAHGQQELAFSSSNGINQEAKRCVDMWLKMPGPQPGVINAGFGRRHRPVSFPRNSSTSHTCPVINCGRVYDNVSLLDGHLKRFDHSPCDPTINLKGSPSELFACAACGQHFQTKEAWRKHLESKVSSSTADGHSITQTSQRIVCFACPACYILFNLRDECLQHMSAKNHFTESLAMNETRGRALPVPIPQYVKNRLITLCKDATFNVRCSLCHKVLISHQAAQAHFNVYCRQGCAVAKADKTVVQVMKQLQVRGQCSLCCKIFLSQAEIERHRESTQHDVEVNQTMEKAVLQHCRFSEIQHTQERRQSTGLETSFQKRNKKRRDCEEFPAKRQRLSQSVNGSASGNSVTAWFCECGLQFSEEAAASNHLLAVNQIFHQCGVCGKLMGESSITRLHMSRFHGGAHLSNFLFYCRKCNVEMPRHEDILSHVSEAHIGHTYFTEQEVPEELPTVIDDKPSTSKEVTLNSSYTKSAVQQNTVGTSSLKAEQTWMCRMCEDTFDSEAEVHKHCDDVSSHSYQRFICGHCPQKFFKESTVRRHCINEHDGQIKSSHFCGLCDSMQFESEGEFLEHYKSLHSKDYYCMDDVEVVQPAVAESTSQPTCPCMGSEKSKEDMKATYTQCMRDLAAENKCQYVCAPCGVSVPSYAQMKTHVHTKHAALNLDKTFDVECKACQGRFMDVPSFHKHYHSQHCTLEPCTSSRTCGKGMKAEPTAVKIVDAVEIKPDANDESEEEMNHSPSFSAEEERESAELEEALKRSLLEF